Proteins encoded together in one Anas acuta chromosome 36, bAnaAcu1.1, whole genome shotgun sequence window:
- the LOC137846663 gene encoding leucine-rich repeat LGI family member 4-like: MDWEALGGTGRDTGGYWDVLGCTGRHWGTLWAVPRFIEDNEVGTIAPTALRGLRGLLYLSLANNRLETLPRGLFQGLETLTQLDLRGNPFHCDCRLRWLVAWLGSAAPAAEAGRCRGPPPRAGTPLAQLQPRDFDCLVSELRPFQSLPFASLAAEPFALGGHPGVALAQPFAGACALLEWDQLAGRFRAPTIINGSSPVACHPLQLGGALLVVVAQLGGGSAVWRRAGGPGSRFVRLQALGNGRLRRPHAVASARLGGHWYLGVADSSKGGTSTLFRWGGRGFYPHQALRPWHRDTHLEFLELGGRPALVVCSGTRRPLVYRWSGAAFAPHTDIPHVPDVYAAKHFRLRGHVFLCLTRFLGDAKVMRWEGSMFREVQQVPARGSMVFQPLSLAGHRYVILGNDYAPSRVYRLGPGGHLEPAQELLAPAPRAFAPISLGHGHFLVASSFKGATQIYRHVTVDLGA; the protein is encoded by the exons atggactgggaggcactggggggtactgggagggacactgggggatactgggatgtactgggatgtactgggaggcactgggggacGCTGTGGGCTGTCCCCAGGTTCATCGAGGACAATGAGGTGGGGACCATCGCCCCCACGGCGCTGCGGGGCCTGCGGGGGCTGCTCTACCT GAGCCTGGCCAACAACCGCCTGGAGACGCTGCCCCGGGGCCTCTTCCAGGGGCTGGAGACCCTGACACAGCT GGACCTTCGGGGGAACCCGTTCCATTGTGACTGCCGCCTGCGCTGGTTGGTGGCCTGGTTGGGcagcgccgcccccgccgccgaaGCCGGGCGCTgccggggacccccccctcgCGCCGGGACCCCCCTGGCGCAGCTCCAACCCCGAGACTTCGACTGCCTGGTGTCCG AGCTGCGGCCCTTCCAGTCGCTGCCCTTCGCCTCGCTGGCGGCCGAGCCCTTCGCcctgggggggcacccaggggtggccCTGGCCCAACCCTTCGCCGGTGCCTGCGCCCTCCTGGAATGGGACCAGTTGGCCGGGCGTTTTCGGGCCCCCACCATCATCAACG GTTCCTCCCCGGTGGCTTGTCACCCCCTCCAACTCGGGGGGgcgctgctggtggtggtggcccaactcggggggggctcggccgtCTGGCGCCGGGCCGGTGGCCCCGGTAGCCGCTTCGTCCGCCTTCAGGCCTTGGGCAACGGGCGACTGCGACGCCCCCACGCGGTGGCCAGCGCCCGCTTGGGGGGCCACTGGTACCTGGGGGTGGCCGATAGCTCCAAGGGGGGCACCAGCACCCTCTTCCGATGGGGGGGACGGGGTTTTTACCCCCACCAGGCCTTGAGGCCTTGGCACCGGGACACCCACTTGGAGTTTTTGGAGCTGGGGGGCCGGCCGGCCTTGGTGGTCTGCAGCGGGACCAGGAGGCCACTGGTCTACCGGTGGAGCGGGGCGGCCTTCGCCCCCCACACGGACATCCCCCACGTCCCCGACGTCTACGCGGCCAAGCACTTCCGCCTACGGGGTCACGTCTTCCTCTGCCTCACGCGCTTCTTGGGGGACGCCAAG GTGATGCGGTGGGAGGGGTCCATGTTCCGCGAGGTCCAGCAGGTGCCGGCGCGGGGCTCGATGGTCTTCCAACCCTTGTCCTTGGCCGGCCACCGCTACGTCATTTTGGGCAACGACTACGCCCCGAGCCGCGTCTACCGCCTGGGACCTGGTGGCCACCTGGAACCCGCCCAGGAGCTCCTGGCCCCCGCCCCCCGTGCCTTCGCCCCCATCTCCTTGGGTCACGGGCACTTCTTGGTGGCCTCCAGCTTCAAGGGGGCCACCCAGATCTACCGGCACGTCACCGTGGACTTGGGGGCTTGA